The following is a genomic window from Caldisericia bacterium.
TTGTTTCTCTCCTTAAGATCAACTTTACCTCTTGATGCATCAATTAAATCCTCAAGAAGAGTTGCAAATTCATAACCTGCCGGAATTCCAACAAATCTGATTAGTCCCTTATTGTGCCCTTTAATAACCGCTGTTGGAATTCTTTCAACCTTATATTCATCAAATTTTTCCTTGTTATTTTCTATGGTATATGTTTCTAACTTTAATAAATCAGATAATTCTATGACCTCTTTATACAGTTCCTCTGTTTCTTTGCAGTATCTACACACAAGATCCTCAACTTCGTTTGGTGTCCAGATACCTGAAGCTCTTTTTTTAAATAAAAGGATTGTAACTTCGTCTTTGAGTTCCTTTTCAAACTTCTCTCTGACGACTGTTCTATCCTTTTCCTGAAGTAATGGCATAACATCCTCCTTAACTTTAATTAATTTCGCATAGGCTATTATATCATAAAACCTATCTTTTCTTGAAGTTAATTATAACATACTGAAGGCAACAAAATATAAATTTGGATC
Proteins encoded in this region:
- a CDS encoding thioredoxin family protein, with the protein product MPLLQEKDRTVVREKFEKELKDEVTILLFKKRASGIWTPNEVEDLVCRYCKETEELYKEVIELSDLLKLETYTIENNKEKFDEYKVERIPTAVIKGHNKGLIRFVGIPAGYEFATLLEDLIDASRGKVDLKERNKRKVEAVKEPLHIQVFVTPTCPYCPRAVRIAHKMAFLNENIMADMVEASEFPNLSEKYGVYAVPKIVVNDKVEFEGALPEDQFIREVLKAVEKNN